In Erpetoichthys calabaricus chromosome 4, fErpCal1.3, whole genome shotgun sequence, one genomic interval encodes:
- the LOC127527432 gene encoding uncharacterized protein LOC127527432 has translation MGTSWRGLCSALVLVWVLCGAPALGLGNGFLYPDTSNSRVERRLGFEGNSNHRVDGGTSSDHGVYSEEHLYKMYRGYSMSDFSIPALAPKYYNELSFREADASGSRPFKSVPGFINMAARQDSSEFENEDLGVKAADDHLWDDVLTDVTPLSVSDVNWRADPLDNESSFFNIYGVFSLSKSGKGWISQSPGFILSPKNESSCGKDGAHHHHHPHSVKCNTANMTVVFKGHQKELFVQAHSSTVLNVFNLLNKCKYEVNEKNGSFQFTTSYNGCYVKKLGDCFVLNLVWKNKPAVLSCPAEPTPSLLTFCQSDKMTIVLPEGPLDLLKVKDHFNKWKPIHKIAQRCKYLVWRDSLGRIVFSASFKACHVKETKDEYVLVVRYKSSAGVPGQVVLSCPVETHVQHPHHYLDFPLALCGKNGIIIRLPKQNLQAIQLKGEVHVQFGNHSKSFLHLSKVSS, from the exons ATGGGAACATCATGGCGAGGGCTGTGTTCTGCCCTTGTTTTAGTTTGGGTTCTTTGTGGTGCTCCTGCCCTTGGCTTAGGCAATGGTTTTCTCTATCCTGATACAAGTAATTCTAGAGTGGAGCGAAGATTAGGTTTTGAAGGGAATTCAAACCATAGAGTTGATGGGGGCACATCTTCTGACCATGGTGTGTATTCTGAAGAGCACCTCTATAAAATGTATCGAGGCTACAGTATGTCTGACTTCTCCATTCCAGCATTGGCACCCAAGTACTACAATGAGCTATCATTTCGTGAAGCTGATGCCAGTGGTTCAAGGCCCTTCAAAAGTGTGCCTGGGTTTATCAATATGGCTGCTCGTCAAGATTCCTCTGAATTTGAAAATGAAGATCTGGGTGTGAAAGCTGCAGATGACCACCTTTGGGATGATGTCTTAACAGATGTTACTCCACTCTCAGTTTCTGATGTGAACTGGAGAGCAGATCCTCTTGACAATGAAAGttcattctttaatatttatgGTGTGTTCAGTTTGTCAAAGTCTGGCAAAGGATGGATTAGTCAAAGTCCTGGCTTTATTTTGTCTCCTAAAAATGAATCCTCTTGTGGTAAAGATGGAGCCCATCACCACCACCATCCACATTCTGTTAAATGCAATACGGCTAATATGACTGTTGTATTTAAAGGACATCAAAAGGAGCTCTTTGTACAAG cccacTCCTCTACAGTTTTGAATGTATTTAATCTCCTGAATAAGTGCAAGTATGAGGTAAATGAGAAAAATGGGTCTTTCCAGTTTACTACTTCATATAATGGATGCTATGTCAAGAAACTG GGTGACTGCTTTGTCCTCAACCTCGTATGGAAAAACAAGCCCGCGGTTCTGTCTTGTCCTGCTGAACCCACACCATCATTACTTACTTTTTGCCAAAGTGATAAAATGACCATCGTCCTTCCTGAAGGTCCTCTAGACCTGCTGAAAGTCAAAG ATCACTTCAATAAATGGAAACCCATTCACAAGATTGCACAAAGGTGTAAATACCTTGTATGGAGGGATTCGTTGGGCAGAATTGTCTTCTCGGCTTCTTTTAAAGCCTGCCATGTGAAGGAAACG AAGGATGAGTATGTCCTAGTAGTAAGGTATAAATCATCTGCAGGAGTCCCTGGGCAGGTTGTCCTGTCTTGCCCTGTTGAAACCCATGTGCAGCATCCTCATCACTATCTGGATTTCCCATTGGCGTTGTGTGGAAAGAATGGCATTATAATTCGTCTCCCAAAACAGAATTTGCAGGCAATTCAACTGAAAGGTGAGGTTCATGTCCAATTCGGTAACCATTCTAAATCCTTTTTGCATCTTTCAAAAGTGTCTTCATAA